The following are encoded together in the Malaya genurostris strain Urasoe2022 chromosome 3, Malgen_1.1, whole genome shotgun sequence genome:
- the LOC131433977 gene encoding zinc finger protein 771-like, with product MSASVSDDVNLCRLCLTDDGVMYPIFIDGKYDLVQKIFDCTSIQVEQIAGVPSSICEVCKSKLVICSQFIRQCVKTDAEIKHIYAKNYDLHQLNFVRNGATIESQQKFANAEIEIIDVPCSNSDLQTNELIVNAREDDGSIVFEIIEQSQSDKTDELCEKTIVELSTVADDEEKHDTVPKIIISPVQRKVSSDAQKPKVNRGIRRKTFGKNKKVQNNSEFVDSKSSIKKYKKECPVCHVPQQNLKQHMDVHSGIKKHVCQFCNKAFAQRGNLTCHLNIHTGNKPHKCEQCGKSFGDPTSLKSHKINHTDETIFQCDICNKKFKYRHSLRTHIRSHNDDRRHACTFCSMAFVTSSSLKKHVRKHTGERPYKCEQCFKSFSTSFNLKTHKKVHAKNPQTRLKDSNTTVQKS from the exons atgtctgcttccgTTTCGGACGATGTTAATTTGTGTCGTTTGTGTTTGACTGACGATGGAGTCATGTATCCAATATTCATCGATGGAAAATACGATTTAGttcagaaaattttcgattgcacTTCGATACAG GTTGAACAGATTGCAGGTGTTCCCTCGTCAATATGTGAGGTATGCAAATCAAAGCTAGTGATTTGCTCGCAGTTCATACGCCAATGTGTGAAGACGGATGCAGAAATAAAACACATTTACGCTAAAAATTATGATCTGCATCAATTAAACTTTGTTAGAAACGGAGCAACAATCGAAAGCCAACAGAAGTTTGCAAATGCAGAAATCGAAATCATCGATGTTCCATGCTCAAACAGCGATTTGCAAACGAATGAGTTGATTGTCAATGCACGAGAAGACGATGGATCAATTGTCTTTGAAATCATTGAGCAGTCACAGTCGGATAAAACGGATGAGCTGTGCGAGAAAACTATAGTAGAACTTAGTACTGTAGCTGACGATGAGGAAAAGCATGATACAGTTCCGAAAATAATTATATCACCAGTGCAGAGAAAAGTATCAAGTGATGCTCAAAAGCCTAAAGTAAACCGTGGAATTCGACGGAAAACATTCGGTAAGAACAAAAAGGTTCAAAACAACTCGGAGTTCGTTGATAGTAAAAGCAGtattaaaaaatacaaaaaagaatGTCCGGTTTGTCATGTTCCGCAACAGAACTTGAAACAGCATATGGATGTTCATTCTGGGATTAAGAAGCATGTTTGCCAATTCTGTAACAAAGCATTCGCTCAGAGAGGTAATTTAACATGCCACTTGAATATTCACACTGGAAATAAGCCACACAAATGTGAGCAATGTGGTAAAAGTTTCGGCGATCCAACTTCTTTAAAATCGCATAaa ATCAATCATACTGATGAGACTATCTTTCAATGTGATATTTGTAATAAAAAGTTCAAATACCGCCATTCTTTACGAACCCACATTAGAAGTCACAATGACGATCGTAGACatgcttgtactttttgtaGCATGGCGTTCGTTACTAG TTCCAGCTTGAAAAAACACGTACGGAAGCATACGGGCGAGCGCCCCTACAAATGCGAACAATGCTTCAAATCTTTCTCGACCTCATTTAATCTGAAAACGCACAAGAAAGTCCACGCAAAAAATCCGCAAACTCGCTTGAAGGATTCGAACACAACTGTGCAGAAAAGTTAA